From a single Kitasatospora azatica KCTC 9699 genomic region:
- a CDS encoding helix-turn-helix transcriptional regulator codes for MATKPERDGDAQRGDGLPDGLPFVGRRSELELLQHALREPPAVVMIEGEAGIGKSRLARQAVGALSEAGGRVLTGFCHPLREPFPFGPVSDALRETGRWLPPVDQIPPTAGALASLLPDLAHRLPPPPARPSDARAEKYQLVQAVRTLLEVVGPAVLLVEDLHWADDATRELLLLLARDLPKGLSLVLTYRAEDLPPHTPVLGSTYRRPATTSGAEIHLTPLAESDIQQLAEAALGRQATAALGQMLFERSAGLPLVVEEDLLTLSEQSRRSSLGAVRDFAAELQHAEVPRALREAVTERLAVLSPAGTAIAEAAAVLAVPAAEPLLVQVAGLDPEQGSAGLIEALHAAVLHEDAPGPSGFRYAFRHAQAQQVAYQHVPAPRRSQLHRRAMEVLEGQSPAPLVQIAHHALALGDETAWLHRAEAAADQAIALGDTGTAAALLHQILARPQLTGDLRARAALALARIAANRVDYTSSAAVLRRILSDPQLPATTRGEIRLTLGLLMVNHAGDQSGHRELEQAIEELAGRSERAARAMVAMAMYEQDGAGAQSEAWLDRADRAIRDSPDEGVRAAVGATRLTLLARDGNPAVWALLDRLPRQADDPEVLRQTARALYNVGELAIELGHDRRAAALLRESRELAQHAATAHIECFSRIALLRLDYLAGHWADLEERFAALGAEFADIAMASMEQTLVLARLVAARGQHAQALQQLEVAAEQGRKESHVTNFLRAAALITAIRLADGSPAGAWETAAPAMAELRMAAAWARATGLVPAAVEAALACGERADAVQLAEDAERGLRDLDAPAAAAELRLARGLLLLDADPAAAAEQFHDAQLRWQSIGRPYYCAQATEHRGRALLGIRPHDAAAQLSEAAAGYDRLGATSDAARCRHTLREFGLARPSPRGRRGYGDQLSPRELDVARLLAQGASNQDIARALFLSPRTVEHHVARTLKKLGVPREGVREVLVRVAPD; via the coding sequence GTGGCAACCAAACCCGAGCGCGACGGCGACGCGCAGCGTGGCGACGGCCTGCCGGACGGCCTTCCCTTTGTCGGCCGCCGGTCCGAGCTGGAGCTGCTGCAGCACGCCCTGCGGGAGCCGCCGGCGGTCGTGATGATCGAGGGCGAGGCGGGGATCGGCAAGTCCCGGTTGGCCCGGCAGGCCGTCGGGGCGCTGTCCGAAGCCGGCGGACGGGTCCTCACGGGCTTCTGCCACCCGCTGCGTGAGCCGTTCCCGTTCGGGCCGGTCAGTGACGCGCTGCGGGAGACCGGGCGCTGGCTGCCGCCGGTCGACCAGATCCCGCCGACGGCGGGCGCGCTGGCCTCGCTGCTGCCGGACCTGGCGCACCGGCTGCCGCCACCGCCCGCTCGCCCGTCGGACGCCCGCGCCGAGAAGTACCAGCTGGTGCAGGCGGTGCGGACGCTGCTCGAGGTGGTCGGCCCGGCCGTGCTGCTGGTCGAGGACCTGCACTGGGCCGACGACGCCACCCGCGAGCTGCTCCTGCTGCTGGCCCGGGACCTGCCGAAGGGGCTGAGCCTGGTGCTGACCTACCGGGCCGAGGACCTGCCGCCCCACACGCCCGTGCTGGGCTCCACCTACCGCCGCCCGGCCACCACCTCGGGTGCCGAGATCCACCTGACGCCGCTCGCCGAGTCCGACATCCAGCAGCTGGCCGAGGCGGCCCTCGGCCGGCAGGCCACCGCGGCGCTGGGCCAGATGCTGTTCGAACGCAGCGCGGGCCTGCCGCTGGTGGTCGAGGAGGACCTGCTGACCCTGAGCGAGCAGAGCCGGCGGAGCAGTCTCGGTGCGGTCCGCGACTTCGCCGCCGAACTGCAGCACGCCGAGGTGCCCAGGGCCCTGCGCGAGGCGGTGACCGAACGCCTGGCGGTGCTCTCACCGGCCGGTACGGCGATCGCCGAGGCGGCCGCGGTGCTGGCGGTCCCCGCCGCTGAGCCGCTGCTCGTCCAGGTCGCCGGGCTCGACCCGGAGCAGGGGTCGGCGGGGCTGATCGAGGCCCTGCACGCCGCCGTGCTCCACGAGGACGCGCCCGGCCCGTCCGGCTTCCGTTACGCCTTCCGGCACGCCCAGGCCCAGCAGGTCGCCTACCAGCACGTACCGGCCCCCCGGCGCAGTCAGCTGCACCGGCGGGCGATGGAGGTGCTGGAGGGCCAGTCGCCGGCGCCCCTGGTGCAGATCGCCCACCACGCCCTCGCGCTGGGCGACGAGACCGCCTGGCTGCACCGCGCCGAGGCCGCCGCAGACCAGGCCATCGCGCTCGGCGACACCGGCACGGCCGCCGCGCTACTGCACCAGATCCTGGCCCGGCCGCAGCTGACGGGCGACCTGCGGGCCCGGGCCGCCTTGGCGCTGGCCCGGATCGCCGCCAACCGGGTCGACTACACCAGCAGCGCCGCCGTGCTCCGCCGGATCCTCTCCGACCCTCAGCTGCCGGCCACCACCCGCGGCGAGATCCGCCTCACGCTCGGCCTGCTGATGGTCAATCACGCCGGGGACCAGTCCGGCCACCGGGAGCTCGAGCAGGCCATCGAGGAGCTGGCCGGTCGATCCGAGCGGGCCGCCCGGGCCATGGTCGCGATGGCCATGTACGAGCAGGACGGGGCCGGTGCGCAGAGCGAGGCCTGGCTCGACCGGGCCGACCGGGCCATCCGGGACAGCCCGGACGAGGGGGTGCGGGCCGCCGTCGGCGCCACCCGGCTGACCCTGCTCGCCCGGGACGGGAACCCGGCCGTGTGGGCGCTGCTGGACCGGCTGCCGCGTCAGGCGGACGATCCCGAAGTCCTGCGCCAGACCGCCCGCGCGCTGTACAACGTCGGCGAGCTCGCCATCGAACTGGGCCACGACCGGCGCGCCGCCGCACTGTTGCGGGAGAGCCGGGAACTCGCCCAGCACGCCGCCACCGCGCACATCGAGTGCTTCAGCCGGATCGCCCTGCTACGGCTCGACTACCTGGCCGGGCACTGGGCCGACCTGGAGGAACGGTTCGCCGCGCTCGGCGCCGAGTTCGCCGACATCGCGATGGCGAGCATGGAGCAGACGCTGGTCCTGGCCCGGCTCGTCGCCGCGCGCGGCCAGCACGCCCAAGCCCTGCAGCAGCTCGAGGTCGCGGCCGAGCAGGGCCGCAAGGAGTCGCATGTGACCAACTTCCTGCGGGCCGCCGCCCTGATCACCGCGATCCGGCTCGCCGACGGCTCGCCGGCCGGTGCCTGGGAGACCGCCGCCCCCGCCATGGCCGAACTCCGCATGGCCGCCGCCTGGGCCAGGGCCACCGGGCTGGTCCCGGCCGCCGTCGAGGCCGCGTTGGCCTGCGGCGAGCGGGCCGACGCCGTCCAGCTCGCCGAGGACGCCGAGCGCGGGCTGCGGGACCTGGACGCACCCGCGGCAGCCGCGGAACTGCGGCTGGCCCGCGGCCTCCTGCTGCTGGACGCGGACCCGGCGGCGGCCGCCGAGCAGTTCCACGACGCGCAGCTGCGATGGCAGTCGATCGGCCGCCCCTACTACTGTGCCCAGGCCACCGAACACCGTGGCCGGGCGCTGCTCGGCATCCGTCCGCACGACGCCGCCGCGCAGCTCAGCGAGGCGGCGGCCGGGTACGACCGGCTCGGCGCCACCTCCGACGCCGCCCGCTGCCGGCACACGCTGCGCGAGTTCGGCCTGGCCCGGCCCTCGCCACGCGGCCGGCGCGGCTACGGCGACCAGCTCTCGCCGCGCGAACTCGACGTGGCCCGGTTGCTCGCCCAGGGCGCCAGCAACCAGGACATCGCCCGCGCGCTCTTCCTCTCCCCCCGCACCGTGGAACACCACGTCGCCCGCACCCTGAAGAAGCTCGGCGTCCCCCGCGAGGGCGTCCGCGAGGTACTGGTCCGGGTGGCGCCCGACTAG
- a CDS encoding alpha/beta hydrolase, translated as MATYVLIPGAASGPWYWHLLEAELRGRGHDVVAVDLPCDDDSAGLAEYADTVVDAIGDRADLILVAHSFGGFTAPLVCDRVPVDLLVMLQAQIPAPGESPGQWWANTGYEQARREQDERDGRDPDDDTALFHHDTPPELAAEAQKHTRTQSAAPFMKPWPLAAWPDVPTKFLLSRDDHFFPAEYMRRIVRERLGITPDELPGDHCPMLGHPTALADHLEAYRTGV; from the coding sequence ATGGCTACGTACGTGTTGATTCCCGGTGCCGCGTCCGGCCCGTGGTACTGGCATCTGCTGGAGGCCGAGCTGCGTGGGCGGGGCCATGACGTGGTGGCGGTGGACCTGCCGTGCGACGACGACTCGGCTGGGCTGGCCGAGTACGCCGACACCGTGGTCGACGCCATCGGTGATCGCGCCGACCTGATCCTGGTGGCCCATTCCTTCGGCGGGTTCACCGCCCCGCTGGTGTGCGATCGCGTGCCGGTGGACCTGCTGGTGATGCTGCAGGCACAGATCCCGGCACCGGGCGAGAGTCCGGGCCAGTGGTGGGCCAACACTGGCTACGAGCAGGCCAGGCGCGAACAAGACGAACGCGACGGCAGGGACCCCGACGACGACACCGCTCTGTTCCACCACGACACCCCGCCAGAACTCGCCGCCGAGGCTCAGAAGCACACGCGCACGCAGTCGGCCGCCCCGTTCATGAAGCCATGGCCACTGGCCGCGTGGCCGGATGTGCCCACGAAGTTCCTGCTGTCCCGGGACGACCACTTCTTCCCCGCCGAGTACATGCGCCGGATCGTGCGGGAGCGCCTGGGCATTACACCCGACGAACTGCCGGGCGACCACTGCCCTATGCTCGGCCACCCCACAGCGCTGGCCGACCACCTGGAGGCATACCGAACCGGGGTGTAA
- a CDS encoding IS982 family transposase codes for MTNNLDTLATALYVKTDDLLKESPQFAPWRPAVGIAPQLGDAELVTLAMMQAMLGFTSEARWLRHAHARLRHLFPYLPQQPGYNKRLRKAAELIRYVTRTLARDTTLWTDDVWVVDSTPVECGRSRETVKRSDLAGWAQYGYCASHSRYFWGLRLHLVCTLHGLPVAFALTGAKADERETLLDLLAIEPQLTAERPGQTLIGDKNYFGREFEQQLAELDIRLLRPARKGEAERAGLQLFKPLRQVIESVNETFKGQLDLERHRGRTPGGVAVRVLQRILALTAAIWHNNRTGQPIMRALTPYDH; via the coding sequence GTGACGAACAATCTGGACACCCTCGCGACCGCACTCTATGTGAAGACCGACGACTTGCTGAAGGAATCGCCGCAGTTCGCTCCGTGGCGGCCAGCCGTGGGCATCGCGCCGCAGCTCGGCGACGCCGAGCTGGTGACGCTGGCGATGATGCAGGCGATGCTCGGCTTCACCTCCGAAGCCCGCTGGCTGCGGCACGCCCACGCCCGCCTGCGGCACCTGTTCCCCTACCTGCCCCAGCAACCCGGCTACAACAAGCGGCTGCGCAAGGCCGCCGAATTGATCCGCTACGTCACCCGAACGCTGGCCCGCGATACCACGCTGTGGACCGACGACGTGTGGGTCGTGGACTCCACTCCGGTCGAGTGCGGACGCTCCCGTGAGACCGTCAAGCGCTCCGACCTGGCCGGATGGGCCCAGTACGGGTACTGCGCCAGCCACTCGCGCTACTTCTGGGGGCTGCGGCTGCACCTGGTCTGCACCCTGCACGGCCTGCCGGTCGCCTTCGCACTGACTGGGGCCAAGGCTGACGAACGCGAGACGCTGCTCGACCTGCTCGCTATCGAGCCGCAGCTCACCGCCGAGCGCCCGGGCCAGACGCTGATCGGCGACAAGAACTACTTCGGCCGGGAGTTCGAGCAGCAGCTGGCCGAGCTTGACATCCGTCTGCTGCGGCCGGCCCGCAAGGGCGAGGCCGAGCGGGCCGGATTGCAACTGTTCAAGCCGCTGCGGCAGGTCATCGAGTCGGTCAACGAAACCTTCAAGGGCCAGCTCGACCTCGAACGGCACCGCGGTCGCACGCCCGGCGGCGTGGCCGTCCGCGTCCTGCAGCGCATCCTCGCGCTCACCGCCGCCATCTGGCACAACAACCGCACCGGCCAGCCGATCATGCGGGCGTTGACACCCTACGACCACTAA
- a CDS encoding S8 family serine peptidase, giving the protein MKPVDLVRLAPLMARTAGRPEVAVGLVDGFVAADQPAFDGRRIRLLSGEAVSCAGGCDRAAPNSRCLHGTFVAGVLSAERSSAAPGICPDCTLLIRPIFEPDHPGHAGYPNHPGRPRQPGGAAARLEDLAAAIVETVDAGARVLNLSVAPERPSNGGHRELTAALDHAANRGVITVVAAGNQGRLAGSVLTRHPWTIPVVAYDARGRPMNLSNLGGSIGGRGIGAPGEAIVSLGPGDRPLRLTGTSAAVPFVVGTVALLLSQFPQASPTEVRHAVERSGCARRRTVVPPLLDAWAAWTGLLPPGAPPNVRRLD; this is encoded by the coding sequence GTGAAGCCCGTAGACCTGGTCCGGCTGGCGCCCCTGATGGCGCGGACCGCAGGCCGGCCGGAGGTGGCCGTCGGGCTGGTCGACGGGTTCGTGGCGGCCGACCAACCCGCCTTCGACGGCCGGCGGATCCGGCTGCTGTCCGGCGAAGCCGTTTCGTGCGCAGGCGGGTGCGACCGGGCGGCGCCGAACTCCCGGTGCCTGCACGGCACCTTCGTCGCCGGGGTGTTGAGTGCCGAACGGTCCTCGGCGGCCCCCGGCATCTGCCCGGACTGCACCCTGCTGATCCGCCCGATCTTCGAACCGGACCACCCCGGCCACGCCGGCTACCCGAACCACCCGGGCCGCCCCCGCCAACCCGGCGGGGCCGCCGCCCGGCTCGAGGACCTGGCGGCCGCCATCGTGGAGACCGTGGACGCGGGAGCCCGGGTGCTGAACCTGAGCGTCGCACCCGAGCGACCGTCGAACGGCGGGCACCGCGAGCTGACGGCGGCGCTGGACCATGCGGCGAACCGGGGCGTGATCACCGTGGTCGCGGCGGGAAACCAGGGCCGCCTGGCCGGCTCCGTGCTGACCCGGCACCCGTGGACCATCCCGGTGGTCGCCTACGATGCGCGGGGACGGCCGATGAACCTGTCGAACCTGGGCGGATCGATCGGCGGCCGTGGCATCGGGGCCCCGGGGGAGGCGATCGTGAGCCTGGGCCCCGGCGACCGTCCGCTGCGGCTCACCGGCACCAGCGCGGCCGTCCCGTTCGTGGTCGGGACCGTCGCGCTGCTCCTCTCCCAGTTCCCCCAGGCCTCGCCGACCGAGGTGCGCCACGCAGTCGAGCGCAGCGGCTGCGCCCGGCGGCGGACCGTGGTCCCGCCACTACTGGATGCGTGGGCCGCGTGGACCGGCCTGCTCCCGCCCGGCGCGCCACCTAACGTTCGGCGACTGGATTAG
- a CDS encoding cyanobactin maturation protease PatG family protein, producing MGENQDTPATDGVLFSFTDRHTDVTEKHFVRVDVTEEFPFLVTKLSPYYDR from the coding sequence ATGGGCGAAAACCAGGACACTCCCGCGACGGACGGTGTCCTGTTCTCCTTCACGGACCGCCACACCGATGTCACCGAGAAGCACTTCGTACGGGTGGACGTCACCGAGGAGTTCCCATTCCTGGTGACCAAGTTGTCTCCCTACTACGACCGCTGA
- a CDS encoding glycosyltransferase family 39 protein produces MAVQPFAKGPVAALAAAVAALLLLLSGRYGFHRDELYFLMAGQHPAWGYADQPPLTPLLARASVALFGDSPTGLRVVPALLSAASIALVALLARELGAGRRGQLLAAGSAACSAFVLAVGHLLLTTTFDVFAWLTVCLLTLRLLRTGDACWWPAVGAATGIALLNKDLVLLLAAVLVPAVLVVGPRRVLRGWWPVLGLAVAAVIVLPNLWWQAAHGWPELTVAGGISDKDGGDNRLMFVPMQFLYLSPVLVPIWVGGFRRLLRDPALRWAKAFALAYPLVCVVVLATGGKPYYALPLLLVLTAAGCEPVAERLARPGRRRTSLLAWLAFGAAVNIVITLPVLPPRLIPAVNWIYPEQGEQVGWPELAAATGEGWSAVPPDRRSHAVIFAANYGEAGALAHYGPRYGLPAPYSGHMSIADWARPPDTADGPVLLVHPAKYPAVERYFTGCRTVAQVDNGHGVPNQEQHAAVVLCTGTSAPWSTLWPELRHFY; encoded by the coding sequence ATGGCCGTACAACCATTCGCGAAGGGGCCGGTCGCGGCCCTGGCCGCCGCAGTGGCCGCGCTGCTGCTGCTGCTCTCGGGACGCTACGGGTTCCACCGCGACGAGCTCTACTTCCTGATGGCCGGTCAGCACCCCGCCTGGGGATACGCCGACCAGCCGCCGCTCACGCCGCTGCTCGCGCGGGCCTCGGTGGCGCTCTTCGGCGACAGCCCGACCGGGCTGCGGGTGGTGCCGGCCCTGCTGAGCGCCGCGTCCATCGCGCTGGTGGCGCTGCTGGCCCGGGAGTTGGGCGCCGGACGACGCGGCCAGCTGCTCGCGGCCGGCTCGGCGGCCTGCTCGGCCTTCGTGCTGGCGGTCGGCCATCTGCTGCTGACCACCACCTTCGACGTGTTCGCCTGGCTGACGGTCTGTCTGCTCACCCTGCGCCTGCTGCGGACCGGGGACGCGTGCTGGTGGCCGGCCGTCGGCGCGGCGACCGGGATCGCCCTGCTGAACAAGGACCTGGTGCTGCTGCTCGCCGCCGTCCTGGTCCCCGCCGTGCTGGTCGTCGGTCCCCGTCGGGTGCTGCGCGGCTGGTGGCCGGTGCTGGGACTGGCGGTCGCGGCGGTGATCGTGCTGCCCAACCTGTGGTGGCAGGCCGCGCACGGCTGGCCCGAGTTGACGGTGGCCGGCGGGATCAGCGACAAGGACGGTGGCGACAACCGGCTGATGTTCGTGCCGATGCAGTTCCTGTACCTGTCACCCGTGCTGGTACCGATCTGGGTTGGCGGATTCCGTCGGCTGCTGCGCGACCCCGCACTGCGGTGGGCCAAGGCCTTCGCGCTCGCCTACCCGCTGGTCTGCGTCGTGGTGCTGGCCACCGGCGGCAAGCCGTACTACGCGCTCCCACTGCTGCTGGTGCTGACGGCGGCCGGCTGCGAGCCGGTGGCCGAGCGGCTCGCCCGCCCCGGTCGGCGGCGGACGAGTCTGCTGGCCTGGCTGGCATTCGGTGCCGCCGTGAACATCGTGATCACCCTGCCGGTGCTGCCGCCGCGCCTGATTCCGGCGGTGAACTGGATCTACCCGGAGCAGGGCGAGCAGGTCGGCTGGCCCGAGCTCGCCGCAGCCACCGGCGAAGGCTGGTCCGCCGTCCCGCCCGACCGCCGGTCGCACGCGGTGATCTTCGCCGCCAACTACGGCGAGGCCGGCGCCCTGGCCCACTACGGCCCCCGGTACGGCCTGCCGGCCCCGTACTCCGGACACATGAGCATCGCCGACTGGGCCCGGCCCCCGGACACCGCCGACGGTCCGGTGCTCCTGGTGCACCCGGCCAAGTACCCAGCCGTGGAACGGTACTTCACCGGTTGCCGGACCGTCGCCCAGGTCGACAACGGCCACGGCGTACCCAACCAGGAACAGCACGCGGCCGTGGTGCTCTGCACCGGGACCAGCGCGCCGTGGTCCACGCTCTGGCCCGAGCTTCGGCACTTCTACTAA
- a CDS encoding NADPH-dependent FMN reductase — translation MPTDTAPGPLRVLVFGASLRGDSTNARLAALVAQLVADAGATADLTSLGDFEMPLYNGDVDAAQGPPKGALDLRDRIERCDGFVIASPEYNASVPGVLKNAIDWVSRVQPQPLKDKNAMLVSASPSLSGGNRGLWALRVPLEHLGTRVYPDMFSLANAYQGFADGGRLADPRLQQRLSDTVGSFLSLVESSVRYASLQRRWYEFLADCTDAPITQRAQD, via the coding sequence ATGCCTACGGACACCGCCCCCGGGCCGCTGCGCGTGCTCGTCTTCGGCGCCTCCCTGCGGGGCGACTCGACCAATGCCCGACTCGCGGCGCTGGTTGCGCAGCTGGTCGCCGACGCGGGTGCCACCGCCGACCTCACGAGCCTGGGCGACTTCGAGATGCCGCTCTACAACGGCGACGTCGACGCCGCGCAGGGACCGCCCAAGGGGGCGCTGGACCTGCGGGACCGGATCGAGCGGTGCGACGGGTTCGTGATCGCCTCGCCCGAGTACAACGCGTCGGTGCCCGGGGTCCTGAAGAACGCGATCGACTGGGTCTCCCGGGTGCAGCCGCAGCCGCTGAAGGACAAGAACGCGATGCTGGTCTCCGCATCGCCCTCGCTGAGCGGCGGCAACCGCGGGCTGTGGGCGCTGCGGGTACCGCTGGAGCACCTCGGCACCCGGGTCTATCCCGACATGTTCAGCCTGGCCAACGCGTACCAGGGCTTCGCCGACGGCGGTCGGCTCGCCGACCCCCGTCTCCAGCAGCGCCTGTCGGACACCGTCGGCTCCTTCCTGAGCCTGGTCGAGTCCAGCGTGCGCTACGCCTCCCTGCAGCGCCGCTGGTACGAGTTCCTCGCCGACTGCACCGACGCGCCGATCACCCAGCGGGCCCAGGACTGA
- a CDS encoding DUF5996 family protein yields MELFPPMPLAEWQDTKETLHRFAQIVGKIRLAASARRNHWWNVPFHLTGRGMTMRPTGRLDGGPIFTIDFDFVEHRGIVATVDGRTVSFPLIGQSVASFHRELREALAALGVRVEIAIPRPYDLPDSARPFAQDVEHAAYDPVWANRYWQVLSQVALLLEEFATGFSGKASPVHHFWHSFDIAHTRFSGRSAAQSSKVDPVTREAYSRELISFGFWFGDATLGEPAFYAYAAPEPPGLAAEPLTPASAQWVPRNVSHLAVLRYEAARAEADPRAAVLAFYESVYRAGAALADWDVDRLACPDGVTDPCLRIPPR; encoded by the coding sequence ATGGAGTTGTTCCCGCCGATGCCGCTCGCCGAGTGGCAGGACACCAAGGAGACGCTGCACCGCTTCGCGCAGATCGTCGGCAAGATCCGGCTCGCGGCGAGTGCCCGGCGCAACCACTGGTGGAACGTCCCGTTCCACCTGACCGGACGCGGGATGACCATGCGTCCGACGGGCCGGCTCGACGGCGGTCCGATCTTCACCATCGACTTCGACTTCGTCGAGCACCGAGGGATCGTCGCGACGGTGGACGGCCGGACGGTCTCCTTCCCGCTGATCGGCCAGTCGGTGGCGTCGTTCCACCGCGAGCTGCGGGAAGCGCTGGCGGCGCTGGGCGTGCGGGTCGAGATCGCCATCCCCAGGCCGTACGACCTGCCCGACTCCGCCCGGCCGTTCGCGCAGGACGTCGAACACGCGGCCTACGATCCGGTCTGGGCGAACCGCTACTGGCAGGTCCTCAGTCAGGTGGCACTGCTGCTGGAGGAGTTCGCGACCGGCTTCTCCGGGAAGGCCAGTCCGGTGCACCACTTCTGGCACTCCTTCGACATCGCGCACACCAGGTTCTCCGGGCGGTCGGCCGCGCAGTCCTCCAAGGTCGATCCGGTGACCCGGGAGGCGTACTCGCGAGAGCTGATCAGCTTCGGGTTCTGGTTCGGGGACGCCACCCTCGGCGAGCCGGCCTTCTACGCCTACGCGGCTCCCGAACCCCCGGGACTGGCCGCGGAGCCGCTGACGCCCGCCTCCGCGCAGTGGGTGCCGCGCAACGTGAGCCACTTGGCGGTGCTGCGCTACGAGGCGGCGCGGGCCGAGGCCGATCCGCGAGCGGCGGTCCTCGCCTTCTACGAGAGCGTGTACCGGGCCGGGGCCGCGCTGGCCGACTGGGACGTCGACCGGCTCGCCTGCCCGGACGGCGTCACGGACCCGTGCCTGCGGATCCCGCCCCGCTGA